The Streptomyces sp. NBC_00569 genomic sequence GCGGTGTTGACCACCTGGAGTCCCCGGCAGATCGCCAGCAGCGGCATCGCGGCGCCCAGGGCCTGACGGGCGAGTTCGAGGTCGAAGGCGTCCTGGGTGTCGTCGACGTCGTAGACGCTGGCGTGTGCCGCGGCGACTCCGTAGCGGTGCGGTGCGATGTCGCCGCCGCCGGGCAGCAGCAGGCCGTCGAAGCGGGCCAGCCGGGCGGCCACCTCGCCGGGGTCGGCGGTTCCGCCGGGCGCGTGCGGGTGGAGGGTGACCGGTTCCCCGCCCGCGTTCCACACCGCCTCGATCAGGGCGCGTGCGTTGACCTCCGCGGCGTATCGAAGTGCTGAGGTGGAGTCGGCGAAGCGGGCCGGTACGGCGATGAGGGGGCGGGTCGTCACAGCTGGATCCAGGTGGTCTTCAGTTCGGTGTACTTCTCCAGCGCGTGGGCGGACTTGTCCCGGCCGTTGCCGGACTGCTTCATGCCGCCGAAGGGCACGGTGAGGTCGCCCTCCTCGTAGCAGTTGACCCACACCGTTCCGGCCTTGAGGGCGCGGGAGACCTGGTGAGCGGTGGACAGGTCGGAGGTCCACAGTCCGGCGGCGAGTCCGTACTCGGTGGCGTTGGCCAGCGCGACGGCCTCGTCGAGGTCGTCGAAGGTGAGGACGGACAGGACGGGGCCGAAGATCTCTTCTCGGGCGAGCCGCATCCCTGGGTCCACCTCGTCGAAGACGGTCGGCCGCAGGAAGCTGCCGCCGGTGTCGGACAGGGTGCGGGTGCCGCCGGTGCGCAGTCGCGCACCCTCGCTCGTGCCCGCGCCGATGTGGTCGAGTACGCGGCCGAGGTGGGCCTCGCCGACCAGGGCGCCCATCTCGGTGGCGGGGTCGAGGGGGTCGCCGACACGCAGTTCACCGGCCCGTCGCACGATCGCCTCGGTGACACGTTCGGCGACGGAGGTGTGGACGAGGAGGCGGGAGGGTGCGGTGCACATCTCGCCCTGGTTGAAGAAGATCCCCCAGGCGGCGGTCGCGGCCGCCTTCTCCAGGTCGGGGGCGTCGGGCAGGATGATGTTGGGTGACTTGCCGCCCAGTTCGAGCCAGACGCGCTTGAGGTTGGAGTCCGCGGCGTAGTGCAGGAAGTGCCGTCCGACGGCCGTCGACCCCGTGAAGGCGAGGACGTCGACGTCCGGGTGCAGTCCGATGGCGCGCCCGGCGGTGGGGCCGTCGCCGGTGACGACGTTCAGGACGCCGGGGGGCAGGCCCGCCTCGGTGGCCAGCCGCCCCAGTCGCAGCGCCGACAGGGGTGAGTTCTCGGAGGGCTTGAGGACGACGGTGCAGCCGGCCGCGAGCGCCGGGGCGACCTTCCAGGAGGCAATGGTCAGGGGGAAGTTCCACGGGACGACCGCACCGACGACTCCGGCCGGTTCACGGGTGACGAGCGCGAGCGCGTCGGGCGCGGTGCGCGGGGACTCGTCGGTGAGTTTGTCGGCCAACTGCCCGTAGAAGCGGAAGGTGTTGACGGCGGCACGCAGCTCGATGTCGTACGCGTCCGTGATGGGTTTGCCCATCTCCAGGCTCACCGTGAGAGCGAGGCTGTCGCGCCGTTCCTCCAGGAGGTCGGCCAGGCGGAGCAGTGCGCGGCCGCGGTCAACGGGGGCGAGGCGGGGCCACGGGCCGGCGTCGAAGGCGCGGCGCGCGGCGGCCACCGCGGCGTCGACCTCGGCCACACCACCGTCCGCGACCTGTGCGAGGACCTGTCCGTCACGGGGAGACACGGCCGCGTAGGTCGCGCCGCCGCCCGGTTCGTCGGCGCCGTCGATGTGGTGGAAGCCGGACAGGTCCAGCTCCTTGGCGCGGCTCAGCCACTCGTCGTGGGTGAGTTCCAGCATGGTGTGGCCTCCGGCTCACTGAACATGTTTGAGGTCAAATGAAATCGTGTCCGCACGTCGGGGTGCGCCGGCGGCCTGCACGCCGGGCGCACCCCGACGGGAACGGACGACGTCAGGCCGTCGCGCCCCGCCGCGCACGGACAGCCCGGGCCGCGACGGCGCTCAGCACGAGGACGGCCGGGACGCTCAGCACGAGCCAGGTCGCCGTCTCGGCCGAACCGCCGATGAGTGTCGTGAAGTTGGCCAGGATCACCCAGATCGCGCCCCCGATCCCGAGCGCGCCGAGGGCCGGGGCGATCAGCGTGTTCCAGGGGCGGATGTCGAGGCGTTCGCGGCGGAAGAAGACGATCACGGAGACCGACGTCAGGAAGTACAGCAGCATCATCGCGAGGACGGCCACGCCGCTGAACCAGGAGAAGAGGCTCAGCACGGGGTCCTTGCCGAGAAGCGCGAACGGCACGACGAGCAGCAGCGCGAGCGCGGTCTGCACGGTGCCGGCGGCCCAGGGCGAGTGGCGCCGGTTGAGCGTGCAGAGCCTGCGCGGGAGCACCCCCTCGCGGCCGAGCGAGAACAGGTAGCGGTTGGCGGAGTTGTGGAAGGCGAGGATGCCGGCGAAGAGCGAGGTGGCGAGCAGGACCGGCAGGACGTCGCCCGCCCAGCCGCCGAACAGGTCCGCGACGGGCGAGAGGACGAACACCACGCCGTCGCCGCCCGCCAGCGCCTTGCCGGCGGCCGCGGTGGCGTGCGAGGCCCCGTAGGCGGAGACGAGCATCCAGGAGGTGAAGGCGAAGAAGCCGGTGACGACGGCGACGGACAGGTAGGTGGCGCGCGGAACGGTCTTCTTGGGCTCACGTGCCTCCTCTCCGTAGATGGCGGTGGCCTCGAATCCGAACATCGACGCCACCGCGAACATCAGCGCCACCCCCGGTGCCCCCTGCAGCGCGGCCTTCGGCGAGAAGCTCTCGGCGAAGCCGAGTCCTTCCGGGCCGCCGCCCTTGACCAGGGTGACCAGGGCGAAGACGAGCAGGATGCTGAACTCGGCGAGGACGAAGACAGCGAGCACCTTGGCGCCCATCTCGATGCCCGCGGCGCCGAGCACCTGGACGATCACCATCGTGACCACGGCCCAGACCCACCAGGGCGCGTCGAGGCCCGTGTACTGCGCCACGAGCCCGCTCACGATGGACCCGTAGAGCCCGTACATGGCGGCCTGGATCGTGCAGTAGGCGAAGAGTGCGACACCGGCGCTGCCGGTGCCTGTGGTCCGGCCCAGGCCCCTGCCTATGTACGTATAGAAGGCGCCCGCGTCCACGACATGGCGCCCCATGGCGACGAAGCCGACCGAGAAGAGGAAGATCACCGCCCCGGCGACGGCATATCCGGCGGGGGCGCCCGCGCCGTTGCCGAGACCGACGGAGATGGGGAGGGCGCCTGCGATGCCGGTCAGCGGCGCCTGCGCGGAGAGGACGAAGAAGAGGATGCCCACGACGCCGAGGGCGTTGGACTTGAGCTTGCCTGCTGTGGGCGGGTCCTGCACGGTCTGTTGCCTTGTGACCGTCTGACTGTCCACGCGGATCACCTGCCGGGGATGAGGGAGGGGCGATTCGTTTCAGGCCAAACGAGTTGCCCCATAGTCGGATGGGACCCGGCGTTTGGCAAGGCCCTGCGGGATGGTGTTCCGGTTGGGCTCCACCTGTCCCTCGACCCCGCGGGGGCGAAGGGTCAGGCGTCTTCTTCGGAGTCGGCCCCGAGCCCGCGCAGCAGGGACCTCAGCTCCTCCAGAGCGGCCTCGGTCATCTCCGGTTCGCCCAGCACCAGCTGGTGCAGGACGAGGCCGTCCAGCGCGGCGAAGACGAGCCGCATGAGCGCGGGGCTCGCATCCTTCGGAAGCATGCGGTTCAACTCGCGCTGGGCCGCGTCGAAGTACTCGTCGTACAGGGTGCGCAGCGGCGGCAGCAGCTCCGGCCTGCGACGGGACTCCAGCATCAGCTCGTACTGGAACGCCTGCAGGTCCGGGTTGCCGGCGACCATCTCCGACAGCCCTGCCGAGAAGTCCGCGGTCCTGCCGGTGCCGGACTCCATGGCGCTGGTGTGGAGGCTGGTGTGCACCGTGTGAGCCAGCGCCGCCTCGACGAGGGCGTCGCGGGAGCCGAAGTGGTGCACGACCAGACCGTGGGTGACACCGGCCTCCTCCGCGACGGCGCGGTAGGTCAGTCTGCGCAGGCCACCGCGGGCCACCACCCGCACGGCGGCGTTCAGGAGCGCGTCACGGCCCGCTCCGTAGTCCAGCCGTTTGCGCGCTCTGCCACGAGGGCTTCGGCTCGTCTTCTCGTCTGGCGCTTCGGCGGATTCGGTCACGTCAGGGACCCTACCTAGCCCGCGGTGGCTGCTCGTCGTTCGCGCAGCACCGCGCTCGGGCGCCGCGCCGGGCGGCTTCGGAGCCGGCCCGGCACGGCACGGTTCGTGATCCGTCAGCCCCGGTGGGGCGGGCGGATGCCGCGGAACTCCCAGTCGCCGCCCAGAGCGGTGGACAGGACCTCCTCGGACTCGGTGGGCTGGGCGCCCACGTCGGAGCGGATCGCGGTGGGGCCGGTGACGATGTGGTTGGTCAGCCGCCCCAGGCCCTCCACCTCCACCTCGACGATGTCACCGGGCTGTACGGGACGTGAGTTCGCCGGTGTGCCGGACAGCAGCACGTCGCCGGGGTACAGCGTGATGGTGCGGGCGATGTCGGCCACGAGGTAGTGCATGTCCCACTCCATCTCCGCGGTCGAGCCGTCCTGCACCACCTCTCCGTTGACGTAGGTGCGCAGGTACTTGTCGTGGAAGTCCCAGTCGGTGACCAGGCCCGGGCCGAGCGGGCACAGCGTGTCGGAGCCCTTCACCCGCAGCATGGACCCCGCGTCGGTGTCGCGGAAGTCGTGCAGGCCGTAGTCGTTGGCGACCGTGTAGCCCGCGATGTACTCCCCCGCGTCGGCCGGCGAGATGTTGCGCGCCGTCCTGCCGATCACGATGGCGACCTCGCCCTCGTAGTTGAGCCACTTGCAGCCCTCGGGGCGCACGATCGCGCCCTTGTGGGCGTTGAGGGCCGAGGTGGGCTTGTGGAAGTACGTCGGGGTGGGCGTCAGCTCGATCTGGAACTCGTCGACGCGGCTGCGGTGGTTGAGATGGACGGCGACGACCTTCGAGGGGACGACCGGGGGAAGGTGCTGGGCGTCCTCCACCTTGACGCGGCGGCCGTCACCGGCGACCAGTTCGTCGTCCTCGCGGAGGACCTGGACGGCCGCGCCGTCCAGGAGGATGCGGCGGTACTCGGGCATGAGGGGGCTCCTAGGCGCGGCGGTGGGGGTTGTGCGGGGCGGGTCGTGCGGGCAGGCCGCTGCCGGTCCAGCCGCCGGCGGGGCGGTCGAACCACAGGTGGACCTGGCCGGTGCCGATCGAGTTCTCGTACTCGCCGTACTGGCGTGCCCTGGCGACGCAGGCGCGCTCGCCGAGGGCGCCCGCCATCATCAGGTAGTGGAAGAACTTGGCCTCGGGCTTGAACTTCCAGAACTCGGCCATCGTGTCGATGACCTTGTCGTGGCGGCCTTCCTTGAACCAGGCGATGCGTTCGTGGTCGGCCTCGCGGGCCTCGGGGGTGAAGATGTGCGCGGGGTCGCTCGATTCGTGGTCACGCAGTTGCCGCAGCGGCCAGAAGGTGTGCGACAGGGCGCCCGAGGCGATGAGCAGGACGCGGCGGCCCGGGGTGGCGGCGATACCGTCGGCGAGCGCTCGTCCGAGGCGCAGGTGGTCCTCCATGTCACCGGTCTGGCAGACGCCGATGGTGACCCACTTCTTGTCGGGCAGGCCCTCGCCGAGGAACTTCCACAGGTTGG encodes the following:
- a CDS encoding gamma-glutamyl-gamma-aminobutyrate hydrolase family protein, whose product is MTTRPLIAVPARFADSTSALRYAAEVNARALIEAVWNAGGEPVTLHPHAPGGTADPGEVAARLARFDGLLLPGGGDIAPHRYGVAAAHASVYDVDDTQDAFDLELARQALGAAMPLLAICRGLQVVNTALGGTLHQDMGGPEREHRHIVHPVAIERLSLLEQATGTEKVDASCYHHQRVDRLGTGLRVTARAADGTVEALELPEVRGWFTAVQWHPEDTAQKDGAQQGIFDALVRAARAHG
- a CDS encoding fumarylacetoacetate hydrolase family protein, producing MPEYRRILLDGAAVQVLREDDELVAGDGRRVKVEDAQHLPPVVPSKVVAVHLNHRSRVDEFQIELTPTPTYFHKPTSALNAHKGAIVRPEGCKWLNYEGEVAIVIGRTARNISPADAGEYIAGYTVANDYGLHDFRDTDAGSMLRVKGSDTLCPLGPGLVTDWDFHDKYLRTYVNGEVVQDGSTAEMEWDMHYLVADIARTITLYPGDVLLSGTPANSRPVQPGDIVEVEVEGLGRLTNHIVTGPTAIRSDVGAQPTESEEVLSTALGGDWEFRGIRPPHRG
- a CDS encoding TetR/AcrR family transcriptional regulator is translated as MTESAEAPDEKTSRSPRGRARKRLDYGAGRDALLNAAVRVVARGGLRRLTYRAVAEEAGVTHGLVVHHFGSRDALVEAALAHTVHTSLHTSAMESGTGRTADFSAGLSEMVAGNPDLQAFQYELMLESRRRPELLPPLRTLYDEYFDAAQRELNRMLPKDASPALMRLVFAALDGLVLHQLVLGEPEMTEAALEELRSLLRGLGADSEEDA
- a CDS encoding 3,4-dihydroxyphenylacetate 2,3-dioxygenase, encoding MGEIVGAGLLAHVPTVVLPQETRLELNEGKEITLVTGLHELRREVFERDAPQEYDTVVVLDSHWATTVEFVVTAQQRRAGLFTSEELPRGMCRMPYDFPGDPELAENIAGFADKHGTWITAIDDPYLPIYYATTNLWKFLGEGLPDKKWVTIGVCQTGDMEDHLRLGRALADGIAATPGRRVLLIASGALSHTFWPLRQLRDHESSDPAHIFTPEAREADHERIAWFKEGRHDKVIDTMAEFWKFKPEAKFFHYLMMAGALGERACVARARQYGEYENSIGTGQVHLWFDRPAGGWTGSGLPARPAPHNPHRRA
- a CDS encoding APC family permease — encoded protein: MDSQTVTRQQTVQDPPTAGKLKSNALGVVGILFFVLSAQAPLTGIAGALPISVGLGNGAGAPAGYAVAGAVIFLFSVGFVAMGRHVVDAGAFYTYIGRGLGRTTGTGSAGVALFAYCTIQAAMYGLYGSIVSGLVAQYTGLDAPWWVWAVVTMVIVQVLGAAGIEMGAKVLAVFVLAEFSILLVFALVTLVKGGGPEGLGFAESFSPKAALQGAPGVALMFAVASMFGFEATAIYGEEAREPKKTVPRATYLSVAVVTGFFAFTSWMLVSAYGASHATAAAGKALAGGDGVVFVLSPVADLFGGWAGDVLPVLLATSLFAGILAFHNSANRYLFSLGREGVLPRRLCTLNRRHSPWAAGTVQTALALLLVVPFALLGKDPVLSLFSWFSGVAVLAMMLLYFLTSVSVIVFFRRERLDIRPWNTLIAPALGALGIGGAIWVILANFTTLIGGSAETATWLVLSVPAVLVLSAVAARAVRARRGATA
- a CDS encoding aldehyde dehydrogenase, which gives rise to MLELTHDEWLSRAKELDLSGFHHIDGADEPGGGATYAAVSPRDGQVLAQVADGGVAEVDAAVAAARRAFDAGPWPRLAPVDRGRALLRLADLLEERRDSLALTVSLEMGKPITDAYDIELRAAVNTFRFYGQLADKLTDESPRTAPDALALVTREPAGVVGAVVPWNFPLTIASWKVAPALAAGCTVVLKPSENSPLSALRLGRLATEAGLPPGVLNVVTGDGPTAGRAIGLHPDVDVLAFTGSTAVGRHFLHYAADSNLKRVWLELGGKSPNIILPDAPDLEKAAATAAWGIFFNQGEMCTAPSRLLVHTSVAERVTEAIVRRAGELRVGDPLDPATEMGALVGEAHLGRVLDHIGAGTSEGARLRTGGTRTLSDTGGSFLRPTVFDEVDPGMRLAREEIFGPVLSVLTFDDLDEAVALANATEYGLAAGLWTSDLSTAHQVSRALKAGTVWVNCYEEGDLTVPFGGMKQSGNGRDKSAHALEKYTELKTTWIQL